DNA from Salvelinus sp. IW2-2015 linkage group LG2, ASM291031v2, whole genome shotgun sequence:
CGTTTTCAGAGGGGAAAAGCAAGAACATTTAAGCACAGCAGATTTATTTTGCTATATCCAAAGGAAAAGCCCTATTTCGCTGATTTACAAGGCAATAGCTCTCACCGTGACTTCCTCATTTCTAGCCTAGGAGGTTGCCTATACAGCTACTGTGGTCTAGATGGAAAGATCAATCTAGACCACTAAGATAAATCACTTTACAATAAGAAACATTTAACacgtcaccatagcaacactcacACAGCAAGCACAAAACATCATTTTCAAGATAAATAATAAAACTTCCAAAAATTCTATTTCAGTACAAAATAAAGAGGAAAAActcaattataaaaaaatattaacaaaaGACATCTTTACTATCATGCACCATAAACAACAAGTCACATGATCCTCTATAGGTTCTTGCATCCATGTGACAATTcttggtaaaaaataaatgttctttCCTTAGTAAAATACAactactttttctttttttttttgtgaatttgAACCCTTTGATGAAATTAATCACTTATTTGCACCTCATGGGACTTATACCAAAATTGTCTCACTTATTTTTCTTATCACAAACAAAAGTAAATCATTGCAGAATCTGTACAAAATGGGGATAAATCCTTAACGCACAATCCATCACCAGAAGCAGCCATGATTGTTTCAACTGTCATCCCACTCTGTCTTCTGGGCTCCTACCACACCTGAGGACACAACCAAGACAGTCAAATGATTGTACACTCTGGTACTAAAGCCTTGTGCACATTTGCAGTTTGAAGTGACTTAAATCCTATTTGTTTGCATATCCGATTcgaatctgttctttttcctgcagtctgaacagccaaaaagcatatttcaagccacatttcaaaccttGGTAGGTCATTTgaaatcagatacaaatctgattcctggccatgcgacTTGTGTCTGAACGGTCAAATGTGATGTACTTGCCCAGAAGtagtttttagactgttatttggcatatcttgttgctcactagctactctgttgacagtttgacaagatcATGTGGTAgataactagcttgttaattgtttacaaacaaattagtgaacGTGCTAGagagctaaacagctacctagctagctagttgactgctgtggctagacAAAAAGGACTCGTTTTGAAAGTTTTATCATCTTTCCtatgaggctttaaaagtgtccttacactatgattttgaacattcaaagatcataaggtgaatgcaccaatttgtaagtcgctctggataagagcgtctgctaaatgacttaaatgtaaaatgtaaatgtaaatgaaactgggaaatgtccatggcaggcattgttgttacgttagcttgctacataacctcttgagtgataggaagcacgagCAGCACCACTAATTAGCTTGCACCACTGCGCACACAACAgtcattactatgacaactagccatgtcagcaaattactgctgtctgaacacacacaaaccccaatTTGGTCagttgtaacttgctgtttggtcAATCAGAATTTGAAAACTGatcattaagcaataaggcatgaagACCCGGGGATTATCGTTGCGAATAACTCCCGActaagggttgttcttaggcCCAATGTGGAACGAAAGGCCTGGGGAAACAGCCCTTAGGAGGGAGTTATAGGCTAGGACGATTCCCAACATTAAAAAAAGATGAACAATATGCtttcattaaaaactttattttaatGAGTAAATTCATTTTTCTTTCATCCTTCCACCAGGCGATATAGTCTGAGGAAAAGCCAGTTGTTAGTTCTGAGATTGTGAAGTTGCTAGCCAAACAGGCAGGCCATTCATTTTATCCATTCTATCTGCAATGGTTGCTATGCTAGACAAATCATTGGCATGCAGCTACATAGGCTAGCTACTTCtgctttgctagctagccaactaaaacTAACTCACAATCACACCAGGCAGCTGAAATGACAGCAGACTATgtgcatttttgtttgttttacctttatttctaTTGCCATTTCTATGGATATATCCATTATAATGATCCTGATAAATGAATTCACCTGGCTCAGAGAAGCTGTCAGTCTCTTTTGGACATGTTCATATGGCACAGGGGAGATTGCAACATTGTTGCACAGGTCGGAGAGGCAGGCAGCAAAGTTGAGACAAACCTAATGCTAGGCTTACAAGCATGGggaaatttacatttttgtcatttagcagacactcttttccagagcaatttacagtaagGAGTGCATAGATTTTTGTACTGgttccccgtgggaatcaaacccaaaaccctggcgttgcaagcgccatgctctaccaactgagccacatgggaccataAGGTCTTAATGCCTTTTTCCAGGGGAGATTACGTTTATGAATGGCCTGGCTGGGCTGTGACACAGTGGATGCGCATTGACAATTTACATGGAACTGTTAACAGGTATTACCTGGGGATTGTGGTGAATAACTCCctgctatcaaccaatcagcatccaggatccaaacaatcTATTTCATCCACAACCATATAGGCTAGGCTGAACACcctggtcccaaatggcaccatattagtGGACTTAGTGCACTAAGTCTGACCAGAGTTCTAACTGTActcgtgcactatatagggaatagggtgccatttgagatgcacggCATGTACGACATAAGAAAAAGATCCCACGCTGACTGTACCTCCGTATTACTTGGTTTGTTGGTAGGTGTAAGGGGAATGATCACCGGATGACTCCACCTGTTGTTGCTGACTGTTGTCCTGGAAGGAAAATTAAGCAGTTTACCATCTATAAATACATGAAGTGTTATCTACATGAATTACCTCTTTTATCTAGCATCTATAAACAACCAAGTTGTAAGTATAGCTAAAATCTTATGGGCCAGTTTCACAGACCTAGTCCAGGACAAAAAATCATTCTTAATCGAGATTCTCCACTGAAATAACTTTTGAGTCCAGAACTAGacctaatctgtgtctgggaaactggccctataGGTACAgctaaggtacaggacagcaTAAAATATGATTCATGAATAGTAAGCTAATCACAAACCTCCACTGGAACATTTgtggtctgcatgtgtgtgtactgggGAATATAGGCTCCTTGCATAGAGTTGGCAGCCATGTACTGCACAAGGTAGGACAGAACTGTGTTAGCATTAATCCATCTAAAATGCACTATATACAATACAGATTCCGACATCAAATGTACTTCTGGGGCCGTATgtaagcgtctcagagtaggagcacTGGTCTAGAATCAGGTCCGTTATCttatttattatgatctaaaTGGCTAAACTGATcccaaatcagcactcctactctgagacgcttgacaCATACGGCCTTTGCTCTAATTATACAACACATGAACACAGTTTAGACGTATTTGAACCTGTGACCCCAGATCGCTCACCGTTCCTGTGCTACCCATGGAGAGATGACTCATCTGCTGAGTGAGAGGGCTCATCATGGATGTAGGCTGTAGTGACATAGTATGGTCCATAGAGGGCGATATCACCGCTCCCTGGgacagagagtgtgagaggaTGAGAGCACGGTAGCAGAGGCACACAGACATTCATGGAACCTATATTTCTTTGTACGTATAACAAATAAATGCTACACACATCCACGAATACCATGCAAGTGAGAGACAGTGGAGTGAGAGACAGtgtaagagagaaagaaggacagACCGGCACGCtaattcctatgtagtgcactccttttgaccagagccctatggaacctggtcaaaagtagtccactgaaaagggaatagggtgccatttgagacgcaaccaTCCTGTTAAGTCTCTGGAACTAGTCAGGGCAAATAGGTGGAGCTGGAGAGCATTGGAATAATACCTAGATTAAACCCTTCCCTTCCTGAATCATGTATCATTCCACAAGGGCATGCCCTCTGTTAGGTttcagaccgagagagagagagagatcaagtgaGCTCAGTGTGTCAGACTTCATATCCTATATCCACAATACAAGGTAGCTGGCCACACTGACTATAGAAGTCACtggatgtatcccaaatggcactccattctgtatatagtgcacaacttttgaccagaggcataGGCACTACATAGGAAAGAGGGTGCATTTGGGAAGCAGCCACTGACAATCTTGGGTTATTGTTATTTAGCAAGCTAGAGGCACATGGAAGTACTTGTAAGAAAAACACCCACTGGGAACCACTATTTCCTTGTAAAAGCAGGTACGACTATACGGCACAGGACAACAATTACTCATCTCCCTACCAAATGGAATCAGTCATCAAACACCAGATGTTTGAAGCGCTTCCAACTAGTCCTGTGGTGAGTGGTGAGCATCACCAAGAGAGTCAGGCATCCTGGTTCTAGTATTTCTCTCAACACCGTGGTGCCAGTAAATCCCAGAGTGCCCAGTCACATCCTGTATGTGTGTCCTCACTACCATCCATCTTCATTTTTCACCAGTGGtgaaaagtacacaattgtcatacttgagtaaaagtaaaagataccttaacagaaaatgactcaagtaaaagtgaaagtcacccagtaaaattctacttgagtaaaagtctaaaagtatttgggttcaaatatacttaagtatcaaaagtaaatgtaattgctaaaatagtAAGTATcataagtaaaagtataaatcgtttcaaatttttaatattaagcaaaccagacagcaccattttcttttgtTACGGATAGCctgtggcacactccaacactcagacatcatttacaaaagaagcatgtgcttagtgagtccgccagatcagacgcattagggatgaccagggatgttctcttgataagtctgtgaattagacaattttcctgtcctgctaagtactTTCGGTGTGTACTttcggtgtcagggaaaatttatggagtaaaaagtacattattttctttgggaatgtagcgaagtaaaagtaaaagttgtcaaaaatataaatagtaaagtaaagtacagataccccaaaaaacgacttaagtagtacttttacttaagtactttacaacactgcTTTTCACCTCCCTAGTTCTCCTCTTTTCTAAACATAGAGCAAAGGGAACACCTGCAAACAGCTGATCTACACCTGCCCAGAGTAAgaaagaacagaagagagaggagagaagggaaggagagaaggagaggaaaagcaAGACATTCCaacaagaggagagaagaaaagagaaaggagaaacaTTACATTCCAAGGTGAGGGAAGAAAACAAGGATAGGAGATGATGAGAAAATAAGCAGGGGCGTGACAGAGAGGGTCAAGAAAGGTTGTTTATTTGGGCTTACTGGGTGCTGCATGATGTAGGGCTGGTGAGTAACCCAGGAGGGATTCTGTACCTGGAACATCACACATACACTCTGTAAACACACTGGCACAGCACAGGGCACAGGGCAGGCACAGGGAGAGAGCTATTTCAGGAGCTCACGTGCCTCTGTTTGGCTCAGCACTAtagaatgcgtcccaaatggcaccctattcccaataaagTGCACTAAttgtgcagtacttttgaccagatctctATAGGTcatggtcaaaattagtgcactagggGATAAGGTGCCATGTGGATCACAATCCAGGGAGTAAGGCCATAGTGACCTCTCACAGCCCCAGCCGTCTAAGGAGAGCCCTCTGAGGTAAGTGTCATAAAAGGTTAATACATACATATAGACCTGGTCAATTACAGAAAGTGTGTATTATGTCTGTGTAGAATAGTGATGCTACTCAAAGTCATGCAAACCCATCCATCCATATCAATTGAATGAGGTAGATGCCAACCTGGTACGTGGAGATAGGTGAGAGATATGGAGACATGGACGTTTGAGCAATCATCCTGTTTCCGATGCTGTATGGAGACGCATAAAATCTGTAGAGGGAAATTCAAACGTTTCTAAAGTCCTACACACCACAAAATGATAagactttgatttgattgattcctTACTCACAGtttacgacaacaacaacaaaaatgctgAATTGACATAATGAAAAAATGGCAATGTGAACACAGTGGATTTGTTGCGGTGGCTCTTACCCGTTTTGCATAGCCGCTGTGGTGTCGTACGTGAGGGTCATTCCAGCCTGGGGACATAGAAAAGAACAAGAGAGCTAAAATGAGACAAGATAACGCATACCCTGAggcaacccacacacacagtcacattagCCTTAAACAAATCTCCCCTTGACACCTGTGGAGACTGATTACTGTACGTACACCTCATAACTCCGTCAAAGAGTTCTAGATATACGATTTAACCTTGCCGTCTGTTTATTAAAACTGGAACTAGACTGATTTTTACACATCTAAACACCATTCTTATAGATGTGCTCTTCCCGTGTGCAGCAACCCCACTCCATCTAACATGCGTGCTGAAACGAAAGGGCAGCAGCACTCACCAGTCTAGCATCGCCGTCTCTAGCCCACGCACGGCTATTCTGCAAAAATGTATACTGGCTTTGCCTCTTTTTCTGCCCGCCGTCAGCAAACTTACACAGTAAGGGCTCCGGTggcactggagagaaagaaagagagagagagagagacaaaggaagaGAGGGGCTTCACAATCACACAAACACTACTACAGTATGCATGGTGCGGTCTGAATCACTtacgggggaggcaggtagcccagcggttaagagcgttggcccagtaaccaaaaattcactggttcgaatccctgagtaAACTAGGTGGAAAaactgttgatgtgcccttaagcaaggcacttaaccccaaatgctactgtaagtcgctctggataagagcgtctgctaaatgactcaaatgtaaatgttactaTACAGTCATTCATGGAAGCTGAGTGTTTTTTAGCCCGGCTGAGAAACACAGACATCTCATTTGTCAGCTGGGGCCCTGTAATCCCTGTCCTTTCCTAAAGGCGGCAGGGCCAGTGGACACTATTTCAGTCGATTAATCCAATTAAATAGCTTAAACTGGCAAATAAGGCAGCGCTCCAGCCACAGAAGGCCGCTCTTCACTCTGCCTCTTAGTAGAGCGTCCATGGCACCTGATTcactagggccctggtcaacagtagtgcactatataaggaaaagGATGCCATTTTTGGACACCTGAAGGGACCACAGATCCGCTGCTTGACCACTCACTGTATTGGTTCACATCCCAATGAACCAATAGGCAATCCACCTTTTACTGTCATTTGAAGCTGTTTAATAAAAGAGCGAACCCTTGAGAGCCAGGGTGACAGGGTGAACAATTATTGGTTCTTAGAAATCAGTCCCTTACCAGTAACTCCAGGTGGTGTCTTAATAAACTTCCCGTTGAAGTGAGAGATAACGGAATCACATTTCTCTGTCGACTCCATCCTGAAATATGCAGGAGACGAGAAGTTACACTGCAGAATCGCATGGTGGCATCCTACAGTGCTTTATGCTTTAGACTGAATATAAATGCAGACCTTCCAATAAATGCTTTTTTAATGGGTCAATATCCTGGGCTTTAATCTTGGTTGCAGGTCCTAGAGTGCACTTGAGGttcatatatattcatatataaatGTAATGTAGTAAATATATCTCTGCTCTGGATCATTGGTAACATGCATGCAGGCAGGGACTtgaccacacaccctctcatagacagacagacattcctaTGAAGCAAAGATAGTGTTTCTGCTTTGTGAATCAAGGACCTGGCCTCCCTTTCAGGTTAGTCAGTCAAGTGCCCTGTTATGTGAGCGTGAAAGGAGGAGGCCCACATTAACACTATAATTACACCATCCCAGTCATAATGAAACTGATCTTCAACTGGCACTTCAAAACATTAACTCTTCATTGTCCATTAAAATCCACGGCTAACCACAGTGTGTTCACTCATCCTCTCTGGGGAAAAGTGGAAATACAATAACTCCTGGGCTATAATGGCCTATAATCAAGCAATGTAGTTGTGCATTTTTATGACGTGATAATACATTTTTAGtctgatctgtttgtgctcttgtaaACTCTGTTGCTATCCATGCCAAGCCAAACATTGGTTTTGCACGACAGTGAATGACAAGGAGTTGGCGTGATAGCACAAATGGACCGGCACTTAGGCTATCAATTTCAGTCACGTGAATAAAAACACCATTCAGGAATGTTGGGTTGTGGCTCCTGTTCATTCTACTACTAGTGGCTGACCTTGCAAAGCCCACTCCTCTACTGGTTCCATTGGAGTCCCTCAGTATTCGGGTAGAGATGACCTGGCCAAAGGGCTTGAGCATGGTCTCAAGCTCCTGCTCGTCCATTGATAGCGGCAGGTTGGAGATATACAGGTTGGTTGGGTCTTGTTCTTGTTGCTGCATGGTGATAAAAGACAGGAAGCATTGACGTGTTAATGGCACTTAAGAACAACCTTGACACACCTGGAAAAAAGATCTCAAACATTTCAACTCCGTCTCTTTATTGGCATCAATTTCAGTTTCAGGCACGGCAGTCATATCCCTTGAATAATTcctactctctgtctgtgtcccaaaatgccctctattccctatatagggcactacgtTTGTCCAGAGcccttgaccagggcccagtggtgcactgtatagggaagagagtgccatttgggacaccctgAGACCTCTTAGACTACCGTGATGGGGTTAACCCTGGCCATGATGCCTCTCTCGACATCCGCTGTCTTTGTCTGCCTGGGTTTTTAGCTAATAAAGGGTCACCATGAATAGTGATTTGCATGCAGCACACGGCTGGTTGAGACCCACATCAGCTGATTTCTTCCTGTTTTTCAATAGCATCAGCAGAAACATAAGACACGGCTACGGGTCCCCGGGGAGCAGCCGCTCACCATTAATATTCATCAGCGTCCTGCCGCATTCAGAGCCCAGCCTAACACACTCGATTGGATTACTAAGTTAATACGCTGACAGAGAAATCTACATCCAACTATTAGGAACAATGAATTGGCACCACACAGAACAGCAGAGCAAAGCACCCAGTGGAGGTGTTCAATCAGAGGGATTGGTGAG
Protein-coding regions in this window:
- the LOC111974634 gene encoding RNA-binding motif, single-stranded-interacting protein 1-like isoform X2; this translates as MQQQEQDPTNLYISNLPLSMDEQELETMLKPFGQVISTRILRDSNGTSRGVGFARMESTEKCDSVISHFNGKFIKTPPGVTVPPEPLLCKFADGGQKKRQSQYTFLQNSRAWARDGDARLAGMTLTYDTTAAMQNGFYASPYSIGNRMIAQTSMSPYLSPISTYQVQNPSWVTHQPYIMQHPPTSMMSPLTQQMSHLSMGSTGTYMAANSMQGAYIPQYTHMQTTNVPVEDNSQQQQVESSGDHSPYTYQQTK
- the LOC111974634 gene encoding RNA-binding motif, single-stranded-interacting protein 1-like isoform X1; this encodes MQQQEQDPTNLYISNLPLSMDEQELETMLKPFGQVISTRILRDSNGTSRGVGFARMESTEKCDSVISHFNGKFIKTPPGVTVPPEPLLCKFADGGQKKRQSQYTFLQNSRAWARDGDARLAGMTLTYDTTAAMQNGFYASPYSIGNRMIAQTSMSPYLSPISTYQVQNPSWVTHQPYIMQHPGAVISPSMDHTMSLQPTSMMSPLTQQMSHLSMGSTGTYMAANSMQGAYIPQYTHMQTTNVPVEDNSQQQQVESSGDHSPYTYQQTK